From Burkholderia sp. WP9, a single genomic window includes:
- a CDS encoding MFS transporter, translated as MEMSRTASATHVAKRTRVRYAILLLIFLITTFNYADRATLSVTGSAMRAEFGFDAIRMGYIFSAFSWAYVLSQLPAGWLLDRFGARRVYAASIFFWSLFTLLQSSIGLLGSAAAAITALFVLRFAMGAAESPAFPANAKVVASWFPTNERGTASAIFNSAQYFAAVVFTPLMAWLTHAFGWHMVYVVMGVTGLLLALTWLKMMKNPADHPRVSRAELEYIEQGGGVINGQKKARAADNIENTGGWHLVRQLLGNRMLLGVYLAQYCINVLTYFFLTWFPIYLVQARGMTILQAGLVASLPAICGFSGGVLGGILSDGLIRRGHSLTIARKVPIVGGMLLSVCIIGCNYVTTDWVVVALMSLAFFGKGIGALGWAVVADTSPKEALGLSGAIFNMFGNVAGIVTPIVIGYLVAKTGSFNGALVFVGINALLTVFSYLVIVKDIKRVELRPR; from the coding sequence ATGGAAATGAGCCGCACGGCGAGTGCCACCCACGTCGCGAAGCGCACTCGAGTTCGCTACGCGATCCTGCTGCTGATCTTTCTGATCACGACCTTCAACTACGCGGACCGCGCCACGCTCTCGGTCACCGGCTCGGCCATGCGCGCCGAGTTCGGCTTCGACGCGATCCGCATGGGCTACATCTTCTCCGCGTTCAGTTGGGCTTACGTGCTGTCGCAACTGCCGGCCGGTTGGCTGCTGGATCGCTTCGGCGCGCGGCGCGTCTACGCCGCGAGCATTTTCTTCTGGTCGCTCTTCACACTGCTGCAAAGCTCGATCGGCTTGCTCGGCAGCGCGGCGGCGGCCATCACCGCGCTGTTCGTGCTGCGCTTTGCGATGGGCGCAGCCGAATCGCCGGCTTTTCCGGCCAATGCCAAGGTGGTGGCGAGCTGGTTCCCGACCAACGAACGCGGCACGGCGTCGGCCATTTTCAATTCGGCGCAATACTTCGCGGCGGTCGTGTTCACGCCGCTGATGGCATGGCTCACGCACGCGTTCGGCTGGCACATGGTGTATGTCGTGATGGGCGTGACGGGACTTCTGCTCGCGCTCACCTGGCTGAAAATGATGAAGAACCCCGCCGACCACCCGCGTGTGTCGCGCGCCGAACTGGAGTACATCGAACAGGGCGGCGGCGTGATCAACGGGCAGAAGAAAGCCCGCGCCGCCGACAACATCGAAAATACCGGGGGCTGGCATCTGGTTCGCCAACTGCTGGGCAATCGTATGCTGCTCGGCGTCTATCTCGCGCAGTACTGCATCAACGTGCTGACCTACTTCTTCCTCACCTGGTTTCCGATCTACCTCGTGCAGGCGCGCGGCATGACGATCCTGCAAGCGGGCCTCGTGGCTTCGCTGCCCGCGATCTGCGGATTCTCCGGCGGCGTGCTCGGCGGCATCCTGTCCGACGGGCTGATCCGGCGCGGCCATTCGCTCACGATCGCGCGCAAGGTGCCGATCGTCGGCGGCATGCTGCTGTCGGTGTGCATCATCGGCTGCAACTATGTGACGACCGATTGGGTCGTCGTCGCCCTCATGTCGCTTGCGTTCTTCGGCAAAGGCATCGGCGCGCTCGGCTGGGCCGTGGTCGCCGACACGTCGCCGAAGGAAGCGCTCGGCCTGTCCGGCGCGATCTTCAATATGTTCGGCAACGTGGCCGGCATCGTCACGCCGATCGTGATCGGCTATCTCGTGGCGAAGACCGGGTCGTTCAACGGCGCGCTGGTGTTCGTCGGCATCAACGCCCTGCTCACGGTGTTCAGCTATCTCGTGATCGTGAAAGACATCAAACGGGTCGAGTTGCGCCCGCGCTAA
- a CDS encoding FadR/GntR family transcriptional regulator, with amino-acid sequence MATPLASAAPPRRARNLAEFVVSYVTEQIASNALKPGDKLPTESQLMVTLSVSRTVIREAISRLQAGKIIETRHGIGSFVLEPQREKLGIDMVPATTLRDVLSILELRISLETECAGLAAQRAKPDDLARMRTALDAIEATRHNGLDSVDADLQFHISVARATGNRYFVDILTQMGSALIPRNRLDSAGIARAEPDAYLSLVNLEHESILEAITRHDAEGARAAMRMHLSNSRERLRRANEAAEANS; translated from the coding sequence ATGGCTACACCACTGGCATCCGCAGCACCGCCACGACGCGCTCGTAATCTTGCCGAGTTCGTCGTCAGCTACGTCACCGAGCAGATTGCCTCCAACGCCCTGAAACCCGGCGACAAGCTGCCAACCGAGTCACAGCTCATGGTCACGCTGAGCGTGAGCCGCACCGTCATTCGTGAAGCGATTTCGCGTTTGCAGGCAGGCAAGATCATCGAGACGCGGCATGGCATCGGCAGTTTCGTGCTGGAGCCGCAGCGCGAAAAACTGGGTATCGACATGGTGCCCGCCACCACCTTGCGCGACGTGTTGTCGATCCTGGAATTGCGCATCAGCCTCGAAACGGAATGCGCGGGGCTCGCCGCCCAGCGCGCCAAGCCGGATGACCTCGCGCGCATGCGCACCGCGCTCGACGCGATCGAAGCCACGCGCCACAACGGGCTGGATAGCGTCGACGCCGATCTGCAATTTCATATTTCGGTGGCGCGCGCGACCGGCAACCGTTATTTCGTCGACATCCTCACGCAAATGGGCAGCGCGCTGATTCCGCGTAACCGGCTCGATTCGGCGGGCATTGCGCGCGCGGAACCGGACGCGTATCTGTCGCTCGTGAACCTGGAACACGAAAGCATTCTCGAAGCGATCACGCGGCATGACGCGGAAGGTGCGCGCGCGGCCATGCGCATGCATCTGTCCAACAGCCGCGAGCGCTTGCGGCGTGCGAACGAAGCCGCCGAGGCGAATAGCTGA
- a CDS encoding aldehyde dehydrogenase (NADP(+)) — translation MSITGEMLIGRKTVRGEEKPLHAFNPATGSDIAEPVFGSGSVAHVGEACELARQAFDPYRQLPLTVRAEFLERIADGITALGDALIERAQQESGLPKARLEGERGRTTGQLKLFAQVVRAGQWLAATLDSPLPERKPLPRSDLRMQKIPLGPVAVFGASNFPLAFSVAGGDTAAALAAGCPVVVKAHRAHLGTSEMVGRVIQRVAQEMDLPEGVFSLIVGAGNSVGEALVAHPAIKAVGFTGSRAGGTSLMRVAAARAEPIPVYAEMSSINPVFLLPNALAQRGESIARGFVDSLVLGAGQFCTNPGLAIAVDSDALKGFVATASDALSGKPAQTMLTSGIHAAYEEGEGKLAAIKGVEAVAHGVEASGPTQARAALFVTDAQTFLATPALEDEVFGPASTIVRCKDEQELLAVAEHFAGQLTATVQMDSADLPAARKLVPILERKAGRILVNGFPTGVEVSHAMVHGGPFPATSDSRATSVGTTSIERFLRPVCYQDFPADLLPEALTDSNPLNLWRRRDGEITRS, via the coding sequence ATGTCTATTACCGGCGAAATGCTGATCGGCCGCAAAACGGTGCGCGGCGAGGAAAAACCATTGCATGCGTTCAATCCTGCCACGGGATCGGACATCGCGGAGCCGGTTTTCGGCAGCGGCTCGGTTGCCCACGTCGGCGAGGCCTGTGAACTCGCGCGGCAGGCCTTCGATCCGTACCGCCAGTTGCCGCTCACGGTGCGCGCCGAATTTCTCGAACGCATCGCCGACGGCATCACGGCATTGGGCGATGCGCTGATCGAGCGGGCGCAACAGGAGTCTGGCTTGCCCAAGGCGCGTCTCGAAGGCGAACGCGGCCGCACCACGGGGCAGCTCAAACTGTTCGCGCAAGTCGTGCGCGCCGGTCAGTGGCTCGCCGCCACGCTCGATTCGCCGCTGCCGGAGCGCAAGCCGTTGCCGCGTTCCGACCTGCGTATGCAAAAGATTCCGCTCGGCCCGGTCGCGGTGTTCGGCGCCAGCAATTTCCCGCTCGCGTTTTCGGTGGCCGGCGGCGACACGGCGGCGGCGCTCGCGGCCGGTTGTCCGGTAGTGGTGAAGGCGCACCGCGCTCACCTTGGCACCTCGGAGATGGTCGGCCGTGTGATCCAGCGTGTCGCGCAAGAGATGGATTTGCCCGAAGGCGTGTTCTCGCTGATCGTCGGCGCGGGGAATTCCGTTGGCGAAGCGTTGGTCGCGCATCCGGCGATCAAGGCGGTCGGTTTCACCGGTTCGCGCGCGGGCGGCACCTCGCTGATGCGCGTGGCGGCGGCGCGTGCCGAACCGATTCCCGTCTACGCGGAAATGAGCAGCATCAATCCGGTGTTCCTTCTGCCGAACGCGCTGGCTCAGCGCGGCGAGAGCATTGCGCGCGGCTTCGTCGATTCGCTGGTGCTCGGCGCCGGTCAGTTCTGTACCAATCCGGGTCTCGCGATTGCCGTGGACAGCGACGCGCTCAAGGGCTTCGTCGCAACCGCGTCCGACGCACTGAGCGGCAAGCCCGCGCAAACCATGCTGACGTCCGGCATCCACGCTGCTTATGAAGAGGGCGAAGGCAAGCTGGCTGCGATCAAAGGCGTGGAAGCCGTGGCGCACGGCGTGGAAGCAAGCGGCCCGACGCAGGCTCGCGCGGCGTTGTTCGTAACCGATGCACAGACGTTCCTCGCCACGCCGGCGCTGGAAGACGAAGTCTTCGGCCCGGCCTCGACCATCGTGCGTTGCAAGGACGAGCAGGAGTTGCTGGCGGTCGCCGAGCATTTTGCCGGTCAGTTGACCGCCACGGTGCAGATGGATAGCGCCGACCTTCCGGCGGCAAGGAAGCTGGTGCCGATTCTCGAGCGCAAGGCCGGCCGGATTCTGGTCAACGGGTTCCCGACGGGCGTCGAGGTGTCGCACGCGATGGTGCACGGCGGCCCGTTCCCGGCCACGTCCGATAGCCGAGCGACTTCGGTCGGCACGACCTCGATCGAGCGCTTCCTGCGCCCGGTGTGCTACCAGGATTTCCCGGCCGATCTGTTGCCCGAGGCGCTGACCGACAGCAACCCGCTGAACCTGTGGCGCCGCCGCGATGGCGAGATCACGCGCAGCTGA
- the garL gene encoding 2-dehydro-3-deoxyglucarate aldolase, whose amino-acid sequence MPAVTPYQPLPNSFRRAVRGGETLIGCWASLASPIVTELLGVIGFDWMLLDAEHAPNDVLTLIPQLMALKDSASAPVVRPPANDSVFIKRLLDSGFSNFLVPFVDSAEDAARAVAATRYPPQGIRGVSVSQRGNRYATVADYFDIANDNVCVIVQIESRKAVEAIDDILAVDGVDAVFVGPSDLAAAYGHIGNPSHPDVQQAIAHVFERAQAAGKPSGILAPVQADAERYIAMGCRVVAVCADMGLLKGAAQTVQKHFMQKQAGQQ is encoded by the coding sequence ATGCCTGCCGTCACGCCCTACCAGCCCTTACCCAATAGTTTTCGCCGAGCGGTGCGCGGCGGCGAAACCCTGATCGGCTGCTGGGCGTCGCTCGCCAGTCCGATCGTGACCGAACTGCTCGGCGTGATCGGCTTCGACTGGATGCTGCTGGATGCGGAGCACGCGCCGAACGACGTGTTGACGCTGATCCCCCAACTGATGGCGCTCAAGGACAGCGCGAGCGCGCCGGTCGTCCGGCCGCCGGCCAACGACAGCGTGTTCATCAAGCGTCTGCTCGATAGCGGCTTCTCGAATTTCCTGGTGCCGTTCGTCGACAGCGCCGAAGACGCGGCTCGCGCCGTCGCCGCCACACGCTACCCGCCGCAGGGCATTCGCGGCGTCTCGGTGAGCCAGCGCGGCAATCGCTATGCGACCGTGGCCGATTACTTCGACATTGCCAACGACAACGTCTGCGTCATCGTGCAGATCGAAAGCCGCAAGGCGGTCGAAGCGATCGACGACATTCTCGCCGTGGACGGCGTGGACGCCGTGTTCGTCGGGCCATCCGACCTCGCGGCCGCCTACGGCCATATCGGCAACCCGAGTCACCCCGACGTGCAGCAGGCCATCGCGCACGTGTTCGAACGCGCGCAAGCCGCGGGCAAGCCGAGCGGCATCCTCGCCCCGGTCCAGGCCGACGCGGAGCGCTACATCGCGATGGGCTGCCGCGTCGTCGCGGTGTGCGCGGACATGGGGCTGCTGAAAGGCGCCGCACAGACGGTTCAAAAACACTTCATGCAGAAACAGGCGGGCCAGCAGTAA
- a CDS encoding 2-hydroxy-3-oxopropionate reductase has product MQKAGFIGLGIMGKPMAANLLKNGVALAAFTRSGVPDDLIQAGAVACDSPAAVAAHADVIFIMVPDTPDVERVLFGDQGLAGALRAGQTVVDMSSISPMATREFAARVREHGADYMDAPVSGGEVGAKAGSLTIMVGGESATFESVKPLFDMMGKNVTLIGGVGAGQVCKVANQVIVAATIEAVGEALLLASKAGVDPARVREALMGGFASSRILEVHGERMTKRTFDPGFRIELHQKDLNLALSTAQSLGVSLPNTATCQALFNACVAHGGKAWDHSAMVRALEILANHEIGQKPA; this is encoded by the coding sequence ATGCAAAAAGCAGGCTTTATCGGACTCGGCATCATGGGCAAGCCCATGGCCGCCAACCTTCTCAAGAACGGCGTCGCGCTGGCCGCGTTCACGCGCAGCGGCGTGCCCGACGATCTCATCCAGGCGGGCGCCGTCGCGTGCGACAGTCCGGCCGCCGTCGCCGCGCATGCCGACGTGATTTTCATCATGGTGCCGGATACGCCCGATGTGGAACGCGTGCTGTTCGGCGATCAGGGTCTCGCCGGCGCGCTGCGCGCGGGGCAAACCGTCGTCGACATGAGCTCCATTTCGCCGATGGCCACGCGCGAGTTCGCGGCGCGCGTGCGCGAGCACGGGGCGGACTATATGGATGCGCCGGTGTCCGGCGGCGAAGTCGGCGCCAAGGCCGGTTCGCTGACCATCATGGTGGGCGGCGAATCGGCGACCTTCGAGAGCGTCAAGCCGCTTTTCGACATGATGGGCAAGAACGTTACGCTGATCGGCGGCGTCGGCGCGGGTCAGGTGTGCAAGGTGGCCAACCAGGTGATCGTTGCCGCGACGATCGAGGCAGTCGGCGAAGCGCTGCTGCTCGCGTCCAAAGCCGGCGTCGATCCGGCGCGCGTGCGTGAAGCGCTGATGGGCGGTTTCGCGTCCTCGCGCATTCTCGAAGTGCACGGCGAGCGCATGACCAAGCGCACCTTCGACCCGGGCTTTCGCATCGAACTGCACCAGAAGGATCTGAACCTCGCGCTCTCGACCGCGCAATCGCTCGGCGTGTCGCTACCGAATACCGCTACCTGCCAGGCGCTGTTCAATGCCTGCGTCGCGCATGGCGGCAAGGCATGGGATCACTCGGCGATGGTGCGCGCGCTCGAAATCCTCGCCAATCACGAGATCGGGCAAAAACCGGCCTAA
- a CDS encoding glycoside hydrolase family 28 protein, with protein sequence MAIIDKNSGKRAISGTPGRTEPNSPARRAFIVLAGTSAGATLLGGLSACGGSVNGGTTTPPVVQDPIWGASGAATQIIASLQGITQSMFPARDFVVTQYGAAPCAVVAATNPYTGSASVASPGSNLTNAAGSFDSRPAFLAAIQACNAAGGGRVVVPAGTWYCAGPIVLLSNVNFHLSANCTIYFSPNPADYAKDGPVACGANGNLFYSRWQANDCLNYGSPVYARNQTNIALTGEDASSVLNGQAMTPFAGSGNTATCWWTFKGSNGAYGCVNSSTPSQAYLNPKNVDLKTAAPGISDALYAQLTSPTTPWQEDQNYLPALSEAGVPIAQRVFGVGHYLRPCMVEFLGCTNVLMENYTTNNTPFWQHHPTDCKNVVIRGVTTNSIGPNNDGFDPDACNNVLCDSVTFNTGDDCIAIKSGKDLDTQYGPAQNHVIQNCTMNSGHGGITLGSEMGGGVQNIYARNLKMLNQNWATNPLNIAIRIKTNMNRGGFVKNFYVDTVTLPNGVSLKGGGYGSALLSGSPINATVPLGVVTATAANPSAAQGGLITFDCDYQPANDAIRIRPAIVQNVNISNVTASNVTVGGVTGSCFQAIVAQGPVAFDYNGAAPTPTIPPITGVTISNCNLGTAVSAGPASATTPGPIYAYNVNGITLNNVVIGATTYNTTVVDKR encoded by the coding sequence GTGGCAATCATCGATAAAAACAGCGGCAAGCGTGCGATATCAGGAACGCCCGGCCGGACCGAACCGAATTCGCCCGCTCGCCGTGCCTTTATCGTGCTGGCGGGAACGTCCGCGGGCGCGACCCTGCTCGGCGGCCTGTCCGCCTGCGGCGGCTCGGTCAACGGCGGCACGACCACGCCGCCTGTCGTACAGGATCCGATCTGGGGCGCCTCGGGCGCCGCGACACAGATCATCGCGTCCTTGCAGGGCATTACCCAGTCGATGTTCCCGGCACGCGACTTCGTCGTCACGCAATACGGCGCCGCGCCGTGCGCCGTCGTCGCCGCGACCAATCCGTACACCGGCTCGGCGTCCGTCGCGAGTCCGGGTTCGAACCTCACCAACGCCGCTGGTTCATTCGACTCCCGCCCTGCCTTTCTCGCCGCCATCCAGGCCTGCAACGCCGCCGGCGGCGGACGCGTGGTCGTGCCGGCCGGTACGTGGTATTGCGCCGGACCGATCGTCCTGCTCAGCAACGTGAACTTCCACCTCAGCGCGAATTGCACGATCTACTTCAGCCCGAACCCGGCGGACTACGCGAAGGACGGCCCGGTCGCCTGCGGCGCCAACGGCAACCTGTTCTATAGCCGCTGGCAGGCGAACGACTGCCTGAACTACGGCTCCCCCGTCTACGCGCGCAACCAGACCAACATTGCACTGACCGGCGAAGACGCGAGCTCGGTGCTCAACGGACAGGCCATGACGCCGTTCGCCGGCAGCGGCAACACCGCGACGTGCTGGTGGACCTTCAAGGGATCGAATGGTGCGTACGGGTGCGTGAATTCGTCGACACCGTCGCAGGCCTATCTCAATCCGAAGAACGTCGACCTGAAAACCGCCGCACCCGGCATTTCCGACGCGCTCTACGCGCAACTGACCAGCCCCACGACACCCTGGCAAGAAGACCAGAACTATCTGCCAGCCCTCTCGGAGGCAGGCGTGCCGATCGCGCAGCGCGTGTTCGGCGTCGGCCACTATCTGCGTCCGTGCATGGTCGAGTTCCTCGGCTGCACGAACGTGTTGATGGAGAACTACACCACCAACAACACACCGTTCTGGCAGCATCATCCGACCGATTGCAAGAACGTCGTGATTCGCGGCGTGACGACCAACAGCATTGGCCCGAATAACGACGGCTTCGACCCGGACGCGTGCAACAACGTGCTCTGCGACAGCGTGACGTTCAACACCGGCGACGACTGCATCGCGATCAAGTCGGGTAAGGATCTCGATACACAGTACGGTCCCGCGCAGAATCACGTGATCCAGAACTGCACGATGAATAGCGGCCACGGCGGCATCACGCTCGGCAGTGAAATGGGCGGCGGCGTGCAGAACATCTATGCGCGCAATCTGAAGATGCTGAACCAGAACTGGGCGACCAACCCGCTGAACATCGCGATTCGTATCAAGACGAACATGAATCGCGGCGGCTTCGTGAAGAACTTCTACGTCGATACGGTCACGCTGCCCAACGGCGTCAGCCTCAAGGGCGGCGGCTACGGCAGCGCGTTGCTGAGCGGCAGCCCGATCAATGCCACGGTGCCGCTCGGCGTAGTAACGGCGACTGCCGCCAATCCGTCGGCGGCACAGGGCGGGCTGATCACGTTCGACTGCGACTATCAACCGGCCAACGACGCGATTCGCATCCGTCCGGCAATCGTGCAGAACGTGAACATTTCGAACGTGACGGCGAGCAACGTGACGGTGGGCGGCGTGACCGGCTCGTGCTTCCAGGCGATCGTCGCTCAAGGGCCTGTCGCGTTCGACTACAACGGCGCGGCGCCGACACCGACCATTCCGCCGATCACCGGCGTGACGATCTCGAACTGCAATCTGGGCACGGCGGTCTCGGCCGGACCCGCTAGCGCGACAACGCCCGGGCCGATCTACGCGTACAACGTCAACGGCATTACGTTGAACAACGTGGTGATCGGCGCGACGACATACAACACGACGGTCGTCGATAAACGCTGA
- a CDS encoding MFS transporter, producing the protein MKIKGIRWWMVSLVAAGLIINYLARNTLSVAAPTLMKDLHITTEQYSHVVVAWQLCYAFMQPVAGFVLDTVGTKIGFAVFALAWSLACAAAAWSTGWRSLAFFRGLLGIAEAAGIPAGVKATSEWFPAKERSVAIGWFNIGSSIGALLAPPLVVWALLRGEWQLAFVIVGVAGIVWSVLWMALYKHPRKQKLLGDAERDYILSGQEAKHSDAGAARRSWFAMLGSRDFWAIGIPRILSEPAWQTFNAWIPLYMMTERHMNLKEVALYAWMPFLAADIGCVLGGYLSPLFHKYAKVSLFTSRKMVFVVGALCMIGPACVGLVASPYVAVALLCVGGFAHQTLSGALYAITSDMFGKNEVATATGMGGMAGYLGAAAFTALFGVLVTQVGYSPLFVVLAVFDIIAAAVVCLLAKSADKTPEPRWTPVSAVAK; encoded by the coding sequence ATGAAAATCAAGGGCATCCGCTGGTGGATGGTCAGCCTGGTCGCGGCCGGGCTCATCATCAATTACCTCGCGCGCAATACGCTCTCAGTGGCGGCGCCGACGTTGATGAAGGACCTCCACATCACCACCGAGCAGTATTCGCACGTGGTCGTGGCGTGGCAACTTTGCTATGCCTTCATGCAGCCGGTCGCCGGCTTTGTGCTCGATACCGTTGGCACCAAGATCGGCTTTGCGGTCTTCGCGCTGGCCTGGTCGCTGGCGTGCGCCGCGGCGGCGTGGTCGACGGGCTGGCGCAGCCTCGCGTTCTTCCGCGGCCTGCTCGGCATTGCGGAAGCGGCCGGCATTCCGGCCGGCGTCAAGGCGACGAGCGAGTGGTTCCCCGCCAAGGAGCGTTCGGTGGCGATCGGCTGGTTCAACATCGGCTCGTCGATCGGCGCGCTGCTGGCGCCGCCGCTGGTGGTCTGGGCATTGTTGCGCGGAGAGTGGCAGCTCGCGTTCGTGATCGTCGGCGTGGCCGGCATTGTCTGGAGCGTGCTGTGGATGGCGCTCTACAAGCATCCGCGCAAGCAGAAGCTGTTGGGCGACGCCGAGCGCGACTACATTCTCAGCGGCCAGGAAGCGAAGCACAGCGACGCCGGCGCCGCCAGGCGCAGCTGGTTCGCCATGCTCGGCAGCCGCGACTTCTGGGCGATCGGCATTCCGCGCATTCTTTCCGAACCGGCCTGGCAGACCTTCAACGCGTGGATTCCGCTGTACATGATGACCGAACGTCACATGAACCTGAAGGAAGTCGCGCTGTATGCGTGGATGCCGTTTCTGGCTGCGGATATCGGCTGCGTGCTGGGCGGCTATCTCAGTCCGCTGTTTCACAAGTACGCGAAGGTGTCGCTGTTCACATCGCGCAAGATGGTGTTCGTGGTCGGCGCGCTGTGCATGATCGGGCCGGCCTGCGTCGGTCTGGTGGCGAGTCCTTATGTGGCGGTGGCGCTGCTGTGCGTCGGCGGGTTTGCGCATCAGACCTTGTCGGGCGCGCTTTACGCGATTACGTCCGATATGTTCGGCAAGAATGAAGTCGCCACCGCGACCGGCATGGGCGGCATGGCGGGCTATCTGGGTGCTGCGGCGTTCACGGCGCTGTTCGGCGTGCTGGTGACGCAGGTCGGCTACAGCCCGCTGTTCGTCGTGCTGGCGGTGTTCGACATCATCGCGGCCGCTGTGGTGTGCCTGCTGGCGAAGAGTGCCGACAAGACGCCCGAGCCGCGCTGGACACCGGTGAGCGCGGTCGCGAAGTGA
- a CDS encoding NAD(P)-dependent oxidoreductase: MKKIALSGAGGQLGSVVRAALIARGTPLRSAAGSKALVPLVEGEDVMHGDLRDPAVVDRLLAGVDVLIHFAGTSVERPLPEIIENNLRGLVEVYEGARRQGVRRIVFASSNHAIGMYPVTEHLSLDCELRPDGFYGLSKVWGEALARMYWDKHGIESVCVRIGSCLERPTEPRHLSTWFGHRDLLHFLDRCVEAEDVGFLTIWGVSANTRSWWDNSAAARLGYQPTQNAETYAEEILARPNPLDALGQRFQGGSFVGIDYSRDDAGPDGSAHPATRRV, encoded by the coding sequence ATGAAGAAGATTGCTCTCAGTGGAGCCGGTGGCCAGCTAGGCTCGGTGGTACGCGCCGCGTTGATCGCGCGCGGCACGCCGTTGCGCTCGGCCGCGGGCTCGAAAGCCCTCGTGCCGCTCGTGGAAGGCGAGGACGTGATGCACGGCGACCTGCGCGACCCTGCAGTCGTGGACCGGCTGCTGGCGGGAGTCGATGTACTGATCCATTTCGCGGGTACGAGCGTGGAGCGGCCGCTGCCGGAGATCATCGAGAACAATCTGCGCGGGCTGGTCGAAGTCTATGAAGGTGCGCGCCGCCAGGGTGTGCGGCGCATCGTGTTCGCCAGTTCGAATCACGCCATCGGCATGTATCCCGTCACCGAACATCTCAGCCTCGACTGCGAGCTGCGCCCGGACGGTTTTTACGGTCTGAGCAAGGTGTGGGGCGAGGCGCTGGCCAGAATGTACTGGGACAAGCACGGTATCGAGAGTGTGTGCGTGCGCATCGGCAGCTGCCTCGAGCGGCCCACCGAGCCCCGGCATCTGAGCACCTGGTTCGGGCATCGCGATCTGCTGCATTTCCTCGACCGCTGTGTCGAGGCCGAGGACGTGGGCTTCCTGACCATCTGGGGTGTGTCGGCCAACACGCGAAGCTGGTGGGACAACAGCGCCGCCGCACGTCTGGGCTATCAGCCGACGCAAAACGCCGAAACCTACGCCGAAGAAATTCTTGCACGGCCGAATCCACTCGACGCGCTGGGCCAGCGTTTCCAGGGCGGCAGCTTTGTGGGTATCGACTATTCGCGCGATGATGCGGGCCCGGACGGCTCGGCCCATCCCGCAACGCGGCGCGTTTGA